Proteins co-encoded in one Vibrio aquimaris genomic window:
- a CDS encoding MBL fold metallo-hydrolase, with translation MKRRNCCEAEDEVFVYLRNNVFVEPLVEHWYAWHYLLSPVSRSFFMRKNRKQLRSFLKYPEFHSDISSGKVSTVRLSKDDVSCVESYLDCNRHQEIQQEKLLLAVEKLDDLVSQFNGDSLESLYQEVPSELKGKVELFYARNQSGAYRLFENAFSGIFEKCESVLFTLKTDHTTRPPVFNTPRLSRHETQFLIDIDFKAKVLDKIFQARRRPVDFNKLCQEINLTDEAKLKFRMMFTSECEYKGLPEPSNGKIRYFGHATLLIETSSESLLIDPWIQNDSFLKNGKTSYSLADLPDSIDYVVITHGHADHFNVETLLQIRHKVGNIIVPKSSGDMIEDPSLAKILRKIGFENVIEVDSFENIQGNTFQLHTLPFLGEHGDLRVDAKSSYYIETDSDQLLILSDSKFIQPEIYQYLVDNSLKVGKMFVGMECEGAPYTWLYEPLLNQGYQPEYAKNRRLVGCDSDETEQLIRLINPDSVFVYAMGLEPWLEYLIGKPTNFDDYIVREYKRLEDKMLHEDITLKLLYWSEEI, from the coding sequence ATGAAAAGAAGGAATTGCTGTGAGGCTGAAGATGAGGTGTTTGTCTATCTAAGGAATAATGTATTTGTTGAGCCATTAGTTGAACATTGGTATGCATGGCATTATTTACTTTCTCCGGTTTCTCGTTCTTTTTTTATGAGAAAAAATAGAAAGCAATTAAGATCATTTCTAAAGTATCCTGAATTTCATAGCGATATATCTAGTGGGAAAGTTAGTACAGTTAGGTTATCAAAGGATGATGTGTCCTGTGTGGAAAGCTACTTAGATTGCAATCGACACCAAGAGATACAACAAGAAAAACTACTTTTAGCAGTAGAAAAGCTTGATGATTTAGTCTCACAGTTTAATGGGGACAGCTTAGAGTCTCTTTATCAGGAAGTTCCTTCAGAGTTAAAAGGTAAAGTTGAGCTTTTTTACGCTAGAAATCAGAGCGGTGCATATCGTCTTTTTGAAAATGCATTTAGTGGGATATTTGAAAAATGTGAAAGCGTGTTGTTTACATTAAAAACGGATCACACCACACGTCCGCCAGTCTTTAATACACCACGTTTGAGCCGTCATGAAACTCAGTTTCTGATTGATATTGATTTTAAAGCAAAAGTACTTGATAAGATTTTTCAGGCAAGGCGACGTCCTGTTGATTTCAATAAGCTGTGTCAAGAGATCAATTTAACTGACGAAGCGAAGCTGAAATTCAGAATGATGTTTACATCTGAGTGTGAATATAAAGGACTACCAGAGCCTAGTAATGGAAAGATTCGTTATTTCGGTCATGCGACTTTGCTGATTGAAACGTCATCTGAATCATTGCTGATTGACCCCTGGATTCAGAATGACTCTTTTTTAAAAAATGGGAAAACGTCATATTCGTTAGCGGATTTACCTGACAGTATTGATTATGTTGTGATAACTCATGGGCATGCAGATCACTTTAATGTCGAAACTTTGCTGCAAATCAGACATAAAGTGGGGAACATTATTGTTCCTAAAAGTTCTGGTGACATGATTGAAGACCCGTCACTTGCAAAGATACTCAGGAAAATAGGCTTCGAGAATGTGATCGAAGTGGACTCATTTGAAAATATCCAGGGAAATACTTTTCAGCTACATACTCTTCCTTTTTTGGGAGAGCATGGTGACCTTCGGGTTGATGCAAAGTCATCTTATTATATTGAAACGGATTCTGATCAGTTACTGATATTATCGGATTCGAAGTTTATTCAGCCAGAAATTTATCAATATTTAGTCGATAATTCACTCAAGGTTGGAAAGATGTTTGTCGGCATGGAATGTGAAGGTGCACCCTATACTTGGCTGTATGAACCTCTATTAAACCAAGGTTATCAACCTGAGTATGCGAAGAACCGGCGCCTAGTTGGCTGTGACAGTGATGAAACTGAACAACTTATTAGATTGATCAATCCTGATTCTGTATTTGTATATGCTATGGGTCTTGAACCATGGCTAGAATATTTAATTGGGAAGCCAACAAACTTCGATGACTATATTGTTAGGGAGTATAAACGCTTAGAAGATAAAATGTTGCATGAAGATATAACACTCAAGCTTTTATATTGGTCTGAAGAAATTTAA
- the rraB gene encoding ribonuclease E inhibitor RraB: MSHEDEYLSVEELIEIQKEETRDIIQALLEDGSEPDALYDIEHHLFAENFETLEKAVVEAFKMGFEVLEAEETEDEDGNKLLCCDATMESALNAEAIDAQVEKLIHLAEKYDIIYDGWGTYYEHPYDTEEDGGDE; the protein is encoded by the coding sequence ATGTCTCATGAAGACGAATATCTATCAGTTGAAGAATTAATTGAGATTCAAAAGGAGGAGACTCGCGATATCATCCAAGCCTTGCTGGAAGATGGGAGTGAACCAGATGCACTGTATGACATTGAGCATCACCTTTTTGCAGAGAACTTTGAAACTCTAGAGAAAGCAGTTGTAGAGGCTTTTAAAATGGGTTTTGAGGTTCTAGAAGCAGAAGAGACTGAAGATGAAGATGGAAACAAACTCCTTTGCTGTGACGCGACAATGGAATCGGCGTTGAACGCTGAGGCAATAGATGCTCAAGTAGAAAAGCTAATTCACCTCGCTGAGAAGTACGACATTATTTATGATGGTTGGGGAACTTACTACGAGCACCCCTACGATACTGAAGAAGATGGAGGTGACGAGTGA
- a CDS encoding TauD/TfdA family dioxygenase: protein MENYKKYCLTTEDLQLINHACKQLMAKHDSVETDSFARDCAVYAMELSRSLREAVLDFKNTAHSYASFLIEGLPIDIENIQTPRTWDCDWHHSETFSYEVIHSLVSCLFGEIFGWSTQENGRFMRHVVPIKADAYEQLGSSSTAELDWHTEEAFHPTPADYVSLMCYRNTEQAATSLCHVDKIVSQLDEETIDILFSNLFCIAPDTSHHVKENNSDHWDIDIHKYHLSDEAKYVDTPISILYGNRKRPFMRADLPYMAVLGENKGAAKALEKFKLIVNQSLIDVCLIEGQIMLIDNRRAVHGRRQFSAKYDHYDRWLKRINIIRDLRSLTSEFNQLCDRRII from the coding sequence ATGGAAAATTATAAAAAATATTGTCTAACGACTGAAGACCTGCAATTGATCAATCATGCTTGTAAGCAGTTGATGGCAAAACATGACTCAGTTGAAACAGATAGTTTCGCCAGAGATTGTGCTGTGTATGCGATGGAACTTAGCAGGAGCTTGAGAGAGGCTGTATTAGACTTCAAAAACACAGCTCATAGTTACGCATCATTCTTAATTGAGGGGCTTCCGATTGATATTGAAAATATTCAGACGCCCAGAACATGGGACTGTGACTGGCATCATTCTGAGACGTTTTCATATGAAGTCATCCATTCATTAGTCTCCTGCCTATTCGGTGAAATTTTTGGGTGGTCAACGCAAGAAAATGGTCGTTTTATGCGTCATGTTGTACCAATCAAAGCAGATGCTTATGAGCAGCTGGGGTCAAGCAGTACAGCTGAACTTGACTGGCACACGGAAGAAGCTTTCCATCCAACACCAGCTGATTATGTTTCGTTGATGTGTTATCGCAATACAGAACAGGCAGCGACATCATTATGCCATGTCGATAAAATTGTTAGTCAGTTAGATGAGGAAACAATTGATATTCTGTTCAGCAATTTATTTTGTATTGCTCCAGATACATCACATCACGTTAAAGAAAATAATAGTGATCATTGGGATATCGATATTCATAAGTACCATCTCAGTGATGAAGCAAAATATGTCGATACACCGATTTCAATTTTATATGGGAATCGGAAGAGGCCTTTTATGCGAGCAGATCTGCCTTATATGGCAGTGCTTGGTGAGAATAAAGGCGCAGCAAAGGCACTTGAAAAGTTTAAGTTGATTGTGAACCAATCTCTGATTGATGTCTGTCTTATTGAAGGGCAGATTATGCTGATTGATAACAGAAGGGCTGTGCATGGGAGGCGTCAATTTTCAGCGAAATATGATCATTATGATCGATGGCTAAAAAGAATCAATATCATCAGAGATCTGCGTTCTTTAACATCAGAATTTAACCAGCTTTGCGACAGGCGTATTATATAA
- a CDS encoding NAD(P)-binding domain-containing protein, producing MHHEYIIIGAGPAGLQLAYYLEKSNEDYLILEKGDCSGSAFKTLPKHGKLISINKVYTGYNDDEINLRWDWNSLLNDEGFLFKDYSKKYFPDAKDLVDYLNDFKDKFGINVAYNTDIVSIDKGEHFSLRGADGKVYTCEKLIIATGLAKENKPCFPGSEYVKTYTKASINPDDYKNKSILILGKGNSAFETADNLIETASVIHMLSPTPVKLAWKTHYVGHLRAVNNNILDTYQLKSQNTILDAEVTKVTKDNEKYIVDFSYTHANGQHWQIIVDEIISCIGFSFDDSMFEGAAVPQITDNKKYPKMTESWESSNVEDMYFAGTIMHMRDYKQSFSGFIHGFRYNVKALAEILKMKQGKDAFHREKLHSFESVYKKIMQRIHSNSSLYQQPGFISDILLINDGNVEYVIDIPVDLIEKIYRKQSHIRFTFEYGKKEHPDPFNVVRVPDDGDSSTFIHPVFRVYQDGVIVEEYHIPEDLQNEWDKEMYTTPFQSFLKMVLPLERKEMSQNERHETLDNYCL from the coding sequence ATGCATCATGAATATATCATTATTGGCGCTGGACCAGCTGGATTACAGCTCGCTTATTATCTCGAGAAATCAAATGAAGACTATTTGATTCTGGAAAAGGGAGATTGCTCGGGAAGTGCATTTAAAACATTGCCGAAGCATGGAAAGCTCATTTCTATCAATAAGGTTTATACAGGTTACAATGATGATGAAATAAATCTTCGTTGGGACTGGAATTCATTATTAAATGATGAAGGGTTTCTTTTTAAAGATTACTCTAAAAAATATTTCCCTGATGCAAAAGATTTAGTTGATTATTTAAATGACTTTAAAGATAAGTTTGGAATAAACGTAGCTTACAATACCGATATTGTATCCATCGATAAAGGTGAACATTTTTCATTAAGGGGTGCTGATGGTAAGGTATACACATGTGAGAAACTTATTATTGCAACTGGGTTAGCAAAAGAAAATAAGCCTTGTTTTCCTGGGAGTGAATATGTAAAAACTTACACCAAAGCTTCAATTAATCCTGATGATTACAAAAACAAATCTATTTTGATATTAGGAAAAGGTAACTCTGCTTTTGAAACGGCTGATAATTTGATTGAAACCGCGTCAGTTATACATATGTTAAGCCCAACACCAGTGAAGTTGGCTTGGAAAACACATTATGTAGGACATCTGAGAGCAGTAAATAATAATATATTAGATACCTATCAGTTAAAGTCACAGAATACTATTCTCGATGCTGAAGTGACTAAAGTTACCAAAGATAATGAAAAGTATATTGTTGATTTTTCTTATACTCACGCGAATGGGCAGCATTGGCAGATTATTGTCGATGAGATTATTTCTTGTATAGGTTTCTCTTTTGACGACAGTATGTTTGAAGGTGCTGCAGTCCCTCAGATTACAGATAATAAGAAATATCCGAAAATGACAGAATCCTGGGAATCTTCCAATGTCGAGGATATGTATTTCGCCGGAACTATTATGCACATGCGTGATTACAAACAGTCGTTTTCTGGTTTCATACATGGATTTAGGTACAACGTGAAAGCACTAGCTGAAATATTAAAAATGAAGCAAGGCAAAGATGCGTTTCACCGTGAGAAATTACATTCATTTGAATCTGTTTATAAAAAAATCATGCAAAGGATTCATAGTAATTCATCGCTATATCAGCAGCCTGGGTTTATTAGCGATATTCTTCTTATTAATGATGGCAATGTTGAATATGTTATCGATATACCAGTTGATCTCATTGAAAAGATATATCGCAAACAAAGCCATATTAGATTCACATTTGAATACGGTAAGAAAGAGCATCCCGATCCATTTAATGTTGTCCGGGTGCCGGATGATGGCGACAGCAGTACATTTATTCATCCTGTGTTCCGAGTCTATCAGGATGGTGTCATCGTAGAGGAGTACCATATCCCTGAAGACTTACAGAATGAATGGGATAAAGAAATGTATACGACTCCTTTTCAAAGTTTCTTGAAAATGGTTTTACCATTGGAAAGGAAAGAAATGTCTCAAAATGAGAGGCATGAAACGTTAGATAACTATTGTTTATAA
- a CDS encoding non-ribosomal peptide synthetase, producing MECNSHSQFGTVLEKLKDNAERTPNKLAVNGDLGSVSYTLLEAQSDQLASILIKDKGIRAGDIVPLVAGRTNHSLICMLALLKARAIVYPIEVTNFDADTQKALMTDSGLSFSEPLVASDLSIAFENIVLDQLILDSGTDDLPDMGLESGGFLYFTSGSVSKKKPVFVSTENISQRISNTTRDLGFDHHLNALWCCSVSFDISLFVTLSTLYCGGTLITPPKVYLNELSGYLNTIKQYSVNFINQVPSFIQALCEFSDFEEKLNLKYLFLGGDVLTKDVLAQALSCFDTDVVANIYGPTETTMLATHYVIDQENYRNLKSLPIGQPFSGTVIEVLDEHMQPLPDGEVGEIYISGIGMCRYLNHDNSSFIPCDSGAVAYQSGDFGYIDSNGDIVFEGRRDEQVKISGIRLSLSEIENQILKTNDIVDCVRIASLSVDVKAILNTDLLVFYILADSAKAGQVPVFTNVMPSSVSYKAIQMEQFIYNENGKMALKDMTKTYVHLLTERKAATYMSHDDPRDKLVKTILGIDNFDHTKSFRELGGASLVALKLRFEMKKQFGIEINIRDLLTSKQSLKNLMDGAVSDA from the coding sequence ATGGAATGCAATTCACACTCACAATTCGGTACTGTTCTTGAAAAGCTCAAAGACAATGCAGAAAGAACACCTAATAAGCTAGCTGTAAATGGTGATTTAGGGTCTGTTTCATATACTCTGCTTGAGGCGCAATCTGATCAACTAGCGTCTATCCTAATCAAAGACAAAGGGATCAGGGCCGGAGATATTGTGCCACTTGTCGCTGGGCGGACAAATCATAGCCTGATTTGTATGCTGGCGTTATTAAAGGCTCGAGCTATCGTTTATCCGATTGAGGTAACAAATTTTGACGCGGATACTCAGAAAGCCTTGATGACCGATTCTGGTCTGTCCTTTTCTGAACCATTGGTGGCATCTGATCTTAGTATTGCATTTGAGAACATTGTACTTGATCAGCTTATTCTGGATTCAGGTACGGACGATTTACCTGATATGGGGCTAGAGTCAGGTGGGTTTCTTTATTTCACCTCAGGTAGTGTGAGTAAGAAAAAGCCTGTTTTTGTCAGTACTGAAAACATCAGTCAGCGTATTTCAAATACAACCAGAGATTTGGGCTTTGACCATCACCTGAATGCTCTCTGGTGTTGCAGTGTTTCATTCGATATCTCTCTTTTTGTAACCTTATCCACTTTATATTGTGGTGGCACTCTCATTACCCCACCGAAGGTATACCTTAATGAACTCTCAGGCTATCTGAATACCATTAAACAATACAGCGTCAACTTTATTAATCAGGTGCCTTCGTTTATTCAGGCGCTGTGTGAGTTTTCCGATTTTGAGGAAAAGTTGAATCTGAAGTATCTGTTTTTGGGCGGTGATGTTTTAACGAAAGACGTGCTGGCGCAGGCTTTGTCCTGTTTTGATACTGATGTTGTCGCGAATATTTATGGTCCTACTGAAACAACCATGCTTGCGACTCACTATGTCATCGATCAGGAAAATTATCGTAACTTGAAAAGCTTACCGATTGGTCAACCTTTCAGCGGCACTGTCATAGAGGTTCTCGATGAACATATGCAGCCCTTGCCAGACGGCGAGGTTGGTGAAATTTATATTTCTGGGATAGGCATGTGCCGGTATCTGAATCATGATAACAGCAGTTTTATTCCCTGTGACTCAGGAGCTGTGGCCTATCAGTCTGGCGATTTTGGATATATTGACTCAAATGGTGACATTGTTTTTGAAGGGAGACGGGATGAGCAGGTCAAGATATCTGGTATCAGACTCAGTCTTTCGGAAATCGAAAATCAGATATTAAAGACCAATGATATTGTGGATTGTGTCCGTATCGCCAGTCTTTCAGTTGATGTAAAGGCAATTTTAAATACTGACTTACTTGTATTTTATATTCTTGCTGACTCGGCAAAAGCCGGACAGGTTCCTGTGTTTACAAATGTCATGCCTTCCTCTGTCAGCTACAAGGCCATTCAGATGGAGCAGTTTATTTACAATGAAAATGGAAAAATGGCGCTCAAAGATATGACCAAGACTTACGTCCATTTACTGACTGAGCGAAAAGCGGCTACTTATATGTCTCATGATGATCCCCGAGATAAATTGGTTAAAACCATTCTTGGTATTGATAATTTCGATCATACGAAATCGTTCAGGGAGTTAGGGGGGGCTAGTTTAGTGGCTCTGAAACTGAGATTCGAGATGAAGAAGCAATTCGGTATCGAGATCAATATCAGAGACCTCCTGACATCGAAGCAGTCACTCAAAAATCTGATGGATGGAGCTGTATCAGATGCATAA